One part of the Sphingobacterium sp. LZ7M1 genome encodes these proteins:
- a CDS encoding acyl-CoA dehydrogenase family protein — translation MSEEVKNKAIKGGEFVIRETPYTDIFIPEEFDEEAKMIRQTCIDFLDTEVLNKLERIDAQEEGLMQSLMDKSGELGMLGVSIPEQYGGFGKNFNTSMLVADAVGGGFSFAVALSAHTGIGTLPILYYGNDAQKDKYIPKLATGEWKAAYCLTEPNSGSDANSGRTSAKLNAEGTHYLINGQKMWITNGGFADVFIVFAKIDDDKNLTAFIVEKDFGGITMNPEEHKLGIKGSSTRQIFFNDCPVPVENMLSDRENGFKIAVNILNIGRIKLGAATIGSSRAVLTTAINYANERVQFNLPISKFGAIRYKLAEMATRLFANESAAYRAGQNIDDAYEALIASGMDEAKAKLKSVELFAIECAIIKVWCSEMLDYVVDEGVQIYGGMGYSAEAPMERAYRDSRINRIFEGTNEVNRLLVVDMLLKRAMKGELDLMGPAQAVAGELMSIPDFGPEDETPFAAEKKIVANLKKAGLMIAGAAVQKLMMSLSKEQEILMNIADIIGYVYVAESVLLRAEKLQHTQPGEHADYAADMAKVYLYGAIDKVNAAGKEALNSFAEGDELNMMLVGLRRFTKAQPFNVKEARQRIAKKLIEENKYCF, via the coding sequence ATGAGCGAAGAAGTAAAAAATAAAGCAATCAAAGGTGGTGAGTTTGTCATTCGTGAAACTCCGTACACTGATATTTTCATTCCTGAAGAGTTTGATGAGGAAGCGAAAATGATCCGTCAAACCTGTATTGATTTCTTGGATACAGAGGTTCTCAATAAATTGGAAAGAATCGATGCCCAAGAAGAAGGATTGATGCAGAGCCTAATGGACAAATCTGGAGAACTGGGTATGTTGGGCGTATCGATTCCAGAGCAATACGGTGGTTTCGGTAAGAATTTCAATACGTCCATGTTAGTGGCTGATGCTGTTGGAGGAGGTTTCTCCTTTGCCGTGGCCTTATCTGCCCATACAGGGATCGGAACCTTACCAATCCTGTATTACGGGAATGATGCGCAGAAAGATAAATATATCCCTAAGCTGGCAACAGGTGAGTGGAAAGCTGCTTATTGTTTGACAGAACCTAACTCAGGTTCCGATGCAAACTCTGGCCGTACCTCAGCGAAGTTGAATGCTGAAGGAACCCATTACTTGATCAATGGACAAAAGATGTGGATCACCAATGGTGGATTCGCAGATGTATTCATCGTTTTTGCCAAGATTGATGATGATAAAAACTTAACGGCATTTATCGTAGAAAAGGATTTCGGTGGTATCACCATGAATCCTGAAGAGCATAAATTGGGTATCAAGGGGTCTTCAACCCGTCAGATCTTCTTCAATGACTGTCCTGTTCCAGTAGAGAACATGCTTTCTGATAGAGAGAACGGATTCAAGATTGCGGTGAATATCCTAAACATTGGTCGTATCAAGCTTGGAGCAGCCACCATCGGTTCTTCACGTGCCGTATTGACCACTGCGATCAATTATGCCAATGAACGTGTACAGTTCAACTTGCCAATTTCAAAATTCGGTGCCATCCGTTATAAATTGGCAGAAATGGCTACCCGTCTATTCGCGAATGAATCGGCTGCATACCGTGCCGGACAGAATATCGATGATGCCTATGAAGCATTGATCGCATCTGGAATGGACGAAGCAAAAGCAAAATTAAAATCTGTTGAGCTGTTTGCCATTGAATGTGCGATCATCAAGGTATGGTGTTCAGAGATGTTGGATTATGTGGTGGACGAAGGTGTTCAGATCTATGGAGGTATGGGTTATTCCGCTGAAGCTCCTATGGAAAGAGCTTACCGCGACTCCCGTATCAACAGAATCTTTGAAGGTACGAACGAAGTCAATAGACTATTGGTGGTGGATATGTTGTTGAAGCGCGCGATGAAAGGTGAGTTAGACTTAATGGGACCTGCTCAAGCTGTGGCAGGAGAACTGATGTCTATTCCTGACTTTGGTCCTGAAGATGAAACTCCTTTTGCTGCAGAAAAGAAAATCGTTGCCAACTTGAAGAAAGCGGGATTAATGATTGCTGGTGCTGCGGTTCAAAAACTGATGATGTCCTTGTCCAAAGAACAAGAAATCCTGATGAATATTGCTGATATTATCGGCTATGTATATGTTGCAGAATCGGTATTGTTGCGTGCAGAAAAACTGCAGCATACGCAACCGGGAGAGCATGCAGACTATGCAGCTGATATGGCTAAAGTATATCTATATGGAGCGATTGACAAAGTCAATGCTGCCGGTAAAGAAGCGTTAAATTCCTTTGCAGAAGGGGATGAGCTGAACATGATGTTGGTAGGTCTTCGTCGCTTTACAAAAGCACAACCGTTCAATGTCAAAGAAGCTCGCCAGAGAATTGCGAAGAAATTGATTGAAGAAAATAAATACTGTTTCTAA
- a CDS encoding NAD(P)/FAD-dependent oxidoreductase — protein MKSYDAIIIGSGPNGLAAAITLQRQGLSTLLVEGADTVGGGMRTKELTLPGFKHDVCSAIHPMALGSPFMRSLPLEDFGLAFKIADFQVSQPLDSGRAVVLHQDMKLMQQELGQDYNAYQALLSPFVKNWDSLSKDLLGPLRFPNNPLLMAKFGLSGLRSAHAIADRFQTVEAKALWSGLVAHGILPFNKLSTAAIGMVLGTLGHQVGWPIPVGGSQAIADSMLAYYESLGGELQLNFWLEDVRDLPKHKVLILDLTPLQILKIKGLDLLEGYRKQLEAYRYGMGVFKMDWALSDPTPFSDGRSQFAATVHIGNTFAEIAKNELDTYNGKLVDRPFVLFAQPSKFDPTRSPEGKHTAWAYCHVPHGSFADRSEAIENQIERFAPGFRDTVLARSSMNTGQLEQYNPNYIGGDINAGQMDIMQLFTRPTKSLTPYRTSNPNVYIGSSSTPPAGGVHGMCGYHAARIALKDHYHIKIKI, from the coding sequence TTGAAAAGTTACGATGCCATCATTATAGGATCCGGACCCAATGGACTTGCTGCCGCCATCACCCTACAAAGACAAGGGTTAAGCACCTTGCTTGTAGAAGGTGCCGATACAGTAGGAGGCGGGATGCGAACCAAAGAACTTACCCTTCCAGGTTTCAAGCACGATGTATGTTCGGCAATCCATCCCATGGCTCTTGGATCACCTTTTATGCGCTCATTGCCGCTAGAGGATTTCGGCTTGGCTTTCAAAATCGCGGATTTTCAGGTTTCCCAACCCTTAGACTCTGGTCGAGCCGTCGTATTACATCAGGACATGAAGCTGATGCAGCAGGAGCTAGGGCAAGATTATAATGCTTATCAGGCACTATTGTCACCATTTGTCAAAAATTGGGACTCCCTTTCGAAAGATCTTCTCGGACCTTTAAGGTTTCCTAACAATCCATTGTTGATGGCCAAGTTCGGTTTATCAGGATTGCGCAGTGCGCACGCCATTGCCGATCGATTCCAGACCGTTGAGGCTAAAGCCTTATGGTCGGGATTGGTGGCCCATGGCATCTTACCCTTCAATAAATTGAGTACAGCAGCGATTGGGATGGTGTTAGGGACGTTGGGGCATCAAGTCGGCTGGCCAATTCCAGTCGGTGGATCCCAAGCAATTGCTGATTCCATGTTGGCTTATTATGAATCACTGGGAGGAGAACTGCAGCTCAATTTTTGGCTCGAAGATGTACGTGATCTACCAAAACATAAGGTGCTGATCCTTGACCTCACACCACTGCAGATATTAAAGATTAAAGGCTTAGATCTTCTGGAGGGCTATAGGAAGCAATTGGAAGCCTATCGTTATGGCATGGGGGTCTTTAAAATGGATTGGGCATTATCAGATCCTACTCCCTTTAGTGATGGTAGAAGCCAGTTTGCCGCTACGGTACATATTGGGAATACCTTTGCAGAAATTGCAAAAAACGAATTGGATACCTATAATGGCAAATTAGTGGACAGGCCATTTGTCTTATTCGCGCAGCCAAGCAAATTTGATCCGACCCGGTCACCGGAAGGAAAACATACAGCTTGGGCATACTGTCATGTCCCCCATGGTTCTTTTGCAGACCGCAGTGAAGCTATCGAGAATCAGATTGAAAGGTTTGCTCCGGGTTTTAGGGATACCGTTCTGGCAAGGTCATCTATGAATACCGGGCAGCTGGAACAATACAATCCAAATTACATCGGTGGAGATATCAATGCTGGTCAGATGGATATTATGCAGCTGTTCACTAGGCCAACCAAATCCTTGACACCTTACCGCACTTCCAATCCCAATGTTTATATCGGTTCTTCTTCAACGCCACCTGCAGGTGGTGTTCACGGGATGTGTGGGTACCATGCTGCTCGAATTGCATTGAAGGACCATTACCACATCAAAATAAAAATTTAA
- a CDS encoding four helix bundle protein — MHNYKELKLWVKAIELVSDVYKITSDFPDREKYNLVNQIQRAAISIPSNIAEGAGRNSNKSFVQFLAIAHGSTYELETQLIISKNLGYLLDIDLDRLINKLYEVQKMSFVLQRKLKQL, encoded by the coding sequence ATGCATAATTATAAAGAATTGAAGCTCTGGGTGAAGGCGATTGAATTGGTTTCAGATGTTTATAAAATAACTTCTGATTTTCCAGATAGAGAGAAATATAACTTAGTGAATCAAATTCAACGGGCAGCAATTTCAATTCCTTCAAATATTGCTGAAGGAGCAGGAAGAAATTCCAATAAGTCATTTGTTCAATTTTTGGCAATAGCCCATGGTTCGACTTATGAATTGGAAACACAGTTAATAATATCAAAAAATTTAGGTTATTTATTAGATATCGATTTAGACAGATTAATTAACAAACTATATGAAGTCCAAAAAATGAGTTTTGTTCTTCAGAGGAAATTGAAGCAGCTCTAG
- a CDS encoding acetyl-CoA C-acyltransferase, with protein MEAYIVAGFRTAVGKAPRGGFRFMRADDLAADVIKHLMASVPNVNKEDIDDVIVGNAMPEAEQGLNIGRFISLMGLDTDKVPGLTVNRYCASGLETIATAVAKIKTGMADMIIAGGVEVMSGMPFGGWKIVPNAVVAKEHPDWYWGMGLTAEAVATDYKVSREDQDKFALKSNEKAVAAIKAGKFKDEIVPIKVKDNFVKDGKITTKEYVVDTDEGPRADTSLEALAKLRPVFDAKGSVTAGNSSQTSDGAAFVLVVSEKKMKELNLTPIAKLVSFAVAGVPPRIMGIGPIYAIPKALKQAGLKQEDIDLFELNEAFASQSLAVIRELGLDEEKVNVNGGAIALGHPLGCTGAKLTVQVLHELKRRGKKYGMVTMCVGTGQGAAGIFELL; from the coding sequence ATGGAAGCATACATTGTAGCAGGATTTCGTACAGCAGTTGGGAAAGCTCCTAGAGGGGGATTTCGATTTATGCGTGCGGATGATTTGGCGGCGGATGTAATTAAGCATTTAATGGCATCGGTTCCAAATGTAAATAAAGAAGATATTGACGATGTAATCGTTGGAAATGCAATGCCGGAGGCGGAGCAAGGTCTTAATATTGGGCGTTTTATCTCCCTGATGGGATTGGATACCGATAAGGTTCCTGGGTTGACGGTAAACCGTTATTGTGCCTCTGGATTGGAAACCATTGCTACGGCAGTGGCGAAGATCAAAACCGGAATGGCGGATATGATCATTGCCGGTGGGGTAGAGGTGATGTCGGGAATGCCATTTGGTGGCTGGAAGATCGTACCGAACGCCGTGGTCGCTAAGGAACATCCGGATTGGTACTGGGGAATGGGACTTACGGCGGAAGCAGTTGCCACAGATTATAAGGTGTCAAGGGAAGATCAAGATAAATTTGCCCTGAAGTCAAATGAAAAAGCTGTTGCCGCGATCAAAGCCGGTAAGTTTAAAGATGAAATCGTTCCGATCAAGGTGAAAGACAACTTTGTGAAGGACGGCAAGATCACTACAAAAGAATATGTGGTTGATACAGATGAAGGTCCACGCGCTGACACCTCTTTGGAGGCTTTGGCTAAGTTAAGACCGGTGTTTGACGCCAAAGGATCCGTGACTGCGGGTAACTCCTCTCAGACTTCGGATGGTGCAGCCTTTGTACTGGTGGTTTCTGAGAAGAAAATGAAGGAATTGAACCTGACGCCGATCGCTAAACTGGTATCGTTTGCCGTTGCTGGTGTGCCACCGCGTATCATGGGTATTGGGCCCATCTATGCAATTCCAAAGGCATTGAAACAGGCTGGTTTGAAACAAGAGGATATTGACCTTTTTGAATTGAACGAAGCATTCGCTTCTCAATCGCTGGCCGTAATCCGTGAACTGGGATTGGATGAAGAAAAGGTGAATGTTAATGGTGGAGCTATTGCATTGGGTCACCCACTGGGATGTACCGGAGCTAAATTGACCGTTCAGGTGCTGCATGAGCTGAAACGCAGAGGCAAGAAATATGGTATGGTTACCATGTGTGTGGGTACAGGACAAGGAGCTGCAGGTATTTTTGAACTACTGTAG